From the Selenomonas timonae genome, one window contains:
- a CDS encoding HAD family hydrolase: MIRLIFSDMDGTLLDENGKLPAGFGAMYERLKERGIRFAPASGRQYASLMQTFAAWRDELIFVAENGTMVMEHDRELFSSPVDRALALDVMRTGEQIGGVRSVLCGKKQGYLHSADDAPEFRAELAKYVSQSAVVEDFASVDDLPIKMSFCDFTGHAQEKILPVMQAYADRLQVSLSSTEWVDLYNLGVSKGVAARQIQARLGIAPDECAAFGDYENDLDLMDAVTHSFAMENAIPAVKERARHMAPSNSADGVMAVCERILAGEFD; this comes from the coding sequence ATGATACGGCTGATTTTTTCGGATATGGACGGGACGCTGCTCGATGAAAACGGAAAGCTGCCCGCAGGCTTCGGCGCCATGTATGAGCGGCTGAAGGAGCGCGGCATCCGCTTTGCGCCAGCGTCGGGTCGGCAATACGCCTCCCTCATGCAGACCTTTGCCGCATGGCGGGATGAGCTGATCTTCGTGGCGGAGAATGGAACGATGGTGATGGAGCATGACCGCGAGCTCTTCTCGAGCCCCGTGGATCGCGCGCTTGCGCTCGATGTCATGCGTACGGGTGAGCAGATCGGGGGCGTGCGCTCCGTGCTCTGTGGGAAGAAGCAGGGCTATCTCCACAGTGCCGATGATGCGCCGGAGTTTCGCGCGGAGCTGGCGAAATATGTGTCGCAGTCGGCGGTGGTGGAGGACTTTGCCTCTGTGGACGATCTGCCGATCAAGATGTCGTTCTGTGATTTCACGGGGCATGCGCAGGAGAAGATTCTTCCCGTCATGCAGGCATACGCGGATCGACTGCAGGTCTCGCTCTCGAGTACAGAGTGGGTCGATCTCTACAATCTCGGCGTGAGCAAGGGCGTCGCCGCGCGGCAGATTCAGGCGCGCCTCGGCATTGCGCCCGATGAGTGCGCCGCGTTCGGTGACTATGAGAACGATCTCGATCTGATGGATGCGGTGACGCACAGCTTTGCGATGGAGAACGCCATTCCCGCGGTGAAGGAACGCGCGCGTCACATGGCGCCGAGCAACAGTGCAGACGGTGTGATGGCGGTC
- a CDS encoding MurR/RpiR family transcriptional regulator, whose product MMLTERINAHLRELSEADRCIWRYIEGNRTAASRASIHELARACAVSSASVVRFAQKLGFDGFGEMKAIMRMESSESAMPAHDVRAALGSFYDQTWRELMRRDYTGASRLIREAHRVFAYASGYVQTNVMQEMKRLFVYDNIFIYEIAGREEFYSVYQAAGPDDLFIFVSLSGESERVVEFAEKLNLKGVPILSITQMWHNALASRSTENLYVTPAEFGLPENEARLQFKSMLAYFLLLEIWYVNYRLYVQEREE is encoded by the coding sequence ATCATGCTCACGGAACGAATCAACGCACATCTGCGCGAGCTCAGCGAGGCGGATCGCTGCATCTGGCGCTATATCGAGGGCAACCGCACAGCGGCGAGCCGTGCCTCCATTCACGAGCTGGCGCGCGCGTGCGCCGTCTCAAGCGCGTCCGTCGTGCGCTTCGCGCAGAAGCTCGGCTTCGACGGTTTCGGCGAGATGAAGGCGATCATGCGCATGGAGAGCTCGGAGAGTGCCATGCCCGCGCACGATGTGAGAGCCGCGCTCGGCAGCTTCTACGACCAGACATGGCGCGAGCTCATGCGGCGTGACTACACGGGGGCGAGCCGCCTCATCCGCGAGGCGCACCGCGTCTTTGCCTATGCCTCGGGCTATGTGCAGACGAATGTCATGCAGGAGATGAAACGACTCTTTGTCTACGACAATATCTTCATCTACGAGATTGCGGGGCGCGAGGAGTTCTACTCTGTCTATCAGGCGGCGGGTCCCGACGATCTCTTCATCTTCGTTTCGCTCTCGGGCGAATCTGAGCGCGTCGTGGAGTTCGCCGAAAAGCTGAACCTCAAGGGCGTCCCCATCCTCTCGATCACCCAGATGTGGCACAACGCACTCGCGAGCCGCTCGACGGAAAACCTCTACGTCACGCCCGCCGAGTTCGGACTGCCCGAGAACGAGGCGCGCCTGCAGTTCAAGTCCATGCTCGCCTACTTCCTCCTCCTCGAGATCTGGTATGTGAACTACAGACTCTATGTGCAGGAGCGGGAGGAGTAG
- a CDS encoding Gfo/Idh/MocA family protein, with amino-acid sequence MSNVRYRWASLGCGVIGHQLAEALQKLGGGLYAVGNRTHAKAVEFAAQYGIPKVYERMEAVFADEDVDIIYISTPHNTHIDYLIPALSAGKHVLCEKSITLNAEELGRAVACAREHGVVLAEAMTIYHMPIYRRLREIIAGGSLGPLRMIQMNFGSFKEYDMKNRFFSRSLAGGALLDIGVYALSFVRYFLSSQPTEVLSQVKFAPTGVDEQASILLKNKEEEMAAITLSLHAKQPKRGTIAFENGYVEMFEYPRGESARITWTVDGRTEEISEGSTADALVYEVRDMEAAVAGEHDDMQLGYTIDVMDLMTEIRQSWGMKYPEEE; translated from the coding sequence ATGTCAAACGTCAGATATCGTTGGGCATCGCTTGGCTGCGGTGTAATTGGGCATCAGCTCGCAGAGGCGCTCCAAAAGCTCGGGGGCGGGCTGTACGCCGTGGGCAATCGGACGCACGCGAAGGCGGTGGAATTTGCCGCGCAGTACGGCATTCCGAAGGTGTATGAGCGGATGGAGGCCGTGTTCGCGGATGAGGATGTGGACATCATCTACATCTCGACGCCGCACAATACGCATATCGACTATCTGATCCCCGCGCTCTCTGCGGGCAAGCACGTCCTCTGCGAGAAGTCCATCACGCTGAATGCGGAGGAACTGGGGCGTGCAGTCGCCTGTGCGCGCGAGCACGGCGTTGTACTCGCGGAGGCGATGACGATCTATCATATGCCGATCTATCGGCGTCTGCGCGAGATCATCGCGGGCGGTTCGCTCGGGCCGCTGCGCATGATACAGATGAACTTCGGCAGCTTCAAAGAATACGATATGAAGAATCGCTTCTTCAGCCGCAGCCTTGCGGGCGGAGCGCTGCTCGACATCGGTGTGTACGCGCTCTCCTTCGTCCGATACTTCCTCTCGTCACAGCCGACGGAGGTGCTCTCTCAGGTGAAGTTTGCGCCGACGGGTGTCGATGAGCAGGCATCCATCCTACTGAAAAATAAAGAAGAGGAGATGGCGGCGATCACGCTCTCCCTGCATGCCAAGCAACCCAAGCGCGGGACGATTGCGTTTGAAAACGGCTATGTGGAGATGTTCGAGTACCCGCGTGGGGAGAGTGCACGCATCACATGGACGGTGGACGGGCGCACGGAGGAGATCAGTGAGGGCAGCACGGCAGATGCACTCGTCTATGAGGTACGCGATATGGAGGCGGCGGTCGCGGGCGAGCACGACGATATGCAGCTCGGCTATACAATCGACGTGATGGATCTGATGACGGAGATTCGCCAGTCGTGGGGCATGAAATATCCCGAGGAGGAGTAG
- a CDS encoding alpha-glucoside-specific PTS transporter subunit IIBC, giving the protein MALSKDVIMQNMQRFGGAMYTPVILFAFFGLTVAVSIVCKNEGLLGSLAAQGTLWYDFWFVVEQGAWTVFAQMPILFAIAVPIGFAKKEPARCAMESFVIYMLFNYFISAFLTLHGSAFGVDYSQPAGPGTGLAMIANIKTLDMGMLGAIFIACCTAFLHNHFYDTNIPDWLGIFKGPAFVVAIGFVVMIPMALLFCIVWPAVQHAIEQFQFFLKTSGILGVWAYTFSEKMLLPAGLHHFIYLPFMFGPAVVDGGIQAYWLGHINDFMVSGQSLRELFPEGGFALHGSGKVFGLPGAALAIYMCAKPEKRKKTAALLIPATITAVLCGITEPIEFTFLFVAPLLYLLHALLSATLSATLYAIGLSGNFGGGLIDCFVQNWIPLFPYHYATYLTQIGVGLCFTAIYFFVFRWVILLKDYKTPGRTDDDVEDKLFTKADYKAKQAGAAGAAAAAPGMKLDERDVKARAFLDGLGGAANIKDVTNCATRLRVTVNDPELVAPTGAFTEAGAHGLVRNGHAFQVIVGLSVPQIRERFEALMSAPASDVNEVAVGTEKSFAVTAVTTGHVIDMSEVKDEMFSQKMMGDGVAVEPTEGIVVAPADAEVTMVMEDSRHAVGLRMDNGAELLIHIGVDTVKLEGKGFDLLVKMGDRVKAGAPLVKFDRDVIHAAGYQDTVIMAVTNSAEYPLMKKTTGMDAKAGETFVLTF; this is encoded by the coding sequence ATGGCACTCAGTAAGGATGTCATCATGCAGAACATGCAGAGGTTCGGCGGCGCGATGTATACGCCCGTCATCCTGTTTGCATTCTTCGGTCTGACGGTGGCGGTGTCCATTGTCTGCAAGAACGAGGGACTGCTCGGCAGTCTCGCCGCACAGGGCACACTCTGGTATGATTTCTGGTTTGTCGTCGAACAGGGCGCGTGGACGGTGTTCGCGCAGATGCCCATTCTTTTCGCGATTGCCGTTCCCATCGGCTTTGCGAAAAAAGAACCTGCACGCTGTGCGATGGAATCATTCGTCATCTATATGCTGTTCAACTACTTCATCTCCGCGTTCCTCACGCTCCATGGCAGCGCATTCGGCGTGGACTACAGCCAGCCGGCGGGGCCGGGCACAGGCCTTGCGATGATCGCAAACATCAAGACGCTCGACATGGGCATGCTCGGCGCGATCTTCATCGCCTGCTGCACGGCGTTCCTGCACAACCACTTCTATGACACGAACATCCCCGACTGGCTCGGCATCTTCAAGGGTCCCGCGTTCGTCGTGGCAATCGGCTTCGTCGTCATGATTCCGATGGCGCTCCTCTTCTGCATTGTCTGGCCGGCCGTACAGCACGCCATCGAGCAGTTCCAGTTCTTCCTCAAGACCAGCGGCATCCTCGGCGTCTGGGCATACACCTTCTCGGAGAAAATGCTCCTGCCGGCAGGTCTGCATCACTTCATCTATCTCCCGTTCATGTTCGGTCCTGCGGTTGTCGACGGCGGCATCCAGGCATACTGGCTCGGACACATCAATGACTTCATGGTCAGCGGTCAGTCCCTGCGCGAACTCTTTCCCGAGGGCGGCTTCGCCCTCCACGGCAGCGGCAAGGTCTTTGGTCTGCCCGGCGCGGCACTCGCGATCTACATGTGTGCGAAGCCTGAGAAGCGCAAGAAGACTGCCGCCCTTCTCATCCCCGCGACGATCACGGCGGTTCTCTGCGGCATCACGGAGCCGATCGAGTTTACCTTCCTCTTTGTCGCACCGCTTCTCTATCTCCTGCACGCACTGCTCTCGGCAACGCTCTCCGCAACGCTCTATGCGATCGGACTCTCGGGCAACTTCGGCGGCGGTCTCATCGACTGCTTCGTTCAGAACTGGATTCCCCTCTTCCCGTATCACTATGCGACATACCTCACGCAGATCGGCGTCGGTCTCTGCTTCACCGCCATCTACTTCTTCGTCTTCCGCTGGGTCATCCTGCTCAAGGACTACAAGACACCGGGACGCACGGACGACGATGTGGAGGACAAGCTCTTTACCAAGGCGGACTACAAGGCAAAACAGGCGGGTGCTGCAGGTGCTGCGGCTGCCGCTCCCGGCATGAAGCTCGATGAGCGTGATGTCAAGGCACGCGCCTTCCTCGACGGTCTCGGCGGCGCGGCAAACATCAAGGACGTGACGAATTGCGCAACGCGGCTGCGCGTCACGGTCAACGATCCCGAACTCGTCGCTCCGACGGGTGCATTCACCGAGGCAGGCGCACACGGGCTTGTCCGCAACGGTCACGCATTCCAAGTCATCGTCGGTCTCTCCGTCCCGCAGATCCGCGAGCGCTTCGAGGCGCTCATGAGCGCTCCTGCCTCCGATGTGAACGAGGTCGCGGTCGGCACGGAGAAATCCTTTGCCGTCACGGCAGTCACGACGGGTCATGTAATCGACATGAGCGAGGTCAAGGACGAGATGTTCTCGCAGAAGATGATGGGCGACGGCGTTGCAGTCGAGCCAACCGAGGGCATCGTTGTCGCTCCTGCTGACGCCGAGGTCACGATGGTCATGGAGGACAGCCGTCATGCAGTGGGTCTCCGTATGGACAACGGCGCGGAACTCCTCATCCACATCGGCGTGGACACGGTGAAACTCGAAGGCAAGGGCTTCGACCTCCTCGTCAAGATGGGTGACCGCGTAAAGGCGGGTGCACCGCTCGTGAAGTTCGACCGCGATGTGATTCATGCGGCGGGCTATCAGGACACGGTCATCATGGCAGTGACGAACTCCGCTGAGTACCCACTTATGAAGAAGACGACGGGTATGGATGCAAAAGCGGGCGAGACCTTTGTGCTGACGTTCTAA